Below is a genomic region from Thunnus albacares chromosome 4, fThuAlb1.1, whole genome shotgun sequence.
GCCTTCTCACTTAGAGCAACCTCTATGCTGGCATCAACACTGTCGCCGCCGCCAGCTGGAGGAGCAGGGGCGCCACTGGGTGCATTGGGGTCAGCAGCAGCCCCTGTAGCAAGACCAGAAGCCCCAGAATCGCCCTGCTCAGACGCTCGAAGTCTCTTCATAAGGGTGGTCACTCTAACAGCTTTCtgtgagtaaaaaaaatatatagttacTTCAAAAAGTTAACTAATCGATCCTTATGGCAAAATTAGGTTATTACAGCagcaaaaaataacagaatGCTCAGGATGAAGAAGACCCGATTAATTGTGTGGGGAATATTGGAGGGAAGCATGAGGAAAACATATACAATGTGAACTGTTGCTGCACTTGACTGCAGTGAATTCAGTAGGTatagaaatatttattcagtttaaaatgttggTAAGATCATAAAATCATGATTAGCTGAATATAGCCAATCCTGAGCATTTTGCTATTCACTGCAGTACTGTCCTCCTAGTTGGAGACTTTATCATAAATGTAAGATAATCTAATATAAGTGGAACAAATAATGATACACAAGTCAAATGATACCTTCCACTTGGCTTTGACAAAGTTCTTTTCTATTTGAGTACAAACTCCATCCTTGATGTTCTTGTCTGAGGCAGCATTTCCAGAAATCCTGTGAGAAGGGACAAGACCACTATTTTCTCCCAAACATTATTAGATTTGTGTTACCTAAAATGCAAAACgcataacttcagttttgttggTGGGACCATTcatatttgtactttttaccATTCATGGGCAATAGCCTCTTGTGCAGTCAATCGTTGATCTTGGTCCACTTCCATTAAAGTTGCCACTAAGTTTTTGGCttagaaacacaagaaaataattataacAGTGAACTTGCTTCATCCAACATTCAAACTTTGAATACATCATCTGAGATGTACATAATGAAATTACAttgacagacattttttttatataaatgagTTATCTCTTACCAGAATCTGAAATGTCATCCCAGTATGGTGAGTCAAATTCATAGTCTCCTGACAAAATCTTAAGGAAAAGGTTCTTATCACGATTATCAGAGTCGtcttcatcagcatcatcatagAAAGGAGGGTTCCCAGACAAACTATTGAGTTGGCAGAATAAGAGCATTATAGGACAAGACATTCTTATTTCAAAgcttatctaaaaaaaaacccttaagtaaaataaagatgctatatacaaatatatttgtatttacagtatatacatgaTGACTCCTATGGCCCAACAATCCACAGGTCTTCCATATCTCTGCCTCCCAACCACCTCAGGAGCTGAAAGCAAAGAACAACCTTTAAGCATGCTCATGCTATTCTGTGGCTTCTGTAGATAAAAATTTGTTCCTATTGGTTAGCTTAACCCACCAAGATATTCTGGAGTCCCACATGGATCCTTAATCAATCCATTTTCCAGTTTTGCCAACTGGAAGTCACTGATAACAATTTTGGAGTGTTTCAAACGATTAAAGTACACCAAGTTCTCCAGCTGTATGagtaaacaaatcaaatttgATCAAGCATTTAATCTGGATGCATTTCATGTTTGTAAAGGACAGTTCTTCATACATAGCTTATTTAGCATGTGGTGAAATGCTACTGCATTTCACTAGGTGTCAGCAGTGTAGTATACCTTAAGATTTCTGTGGACGATTTCAAGAGAGTGCAGGTAAGCTACGGCCTCCAACACCTGCCTCATAACATTGCTGGTGTCCCTCTCGGAGTAGTAGCCTTGATCTAAGATCCAGTCAAAGACCTCTCTGCCTGTGGCACTGGGGAGATGGTACATCCAAATCAAATACGATCACTTGTTGatgacagaaatgtaaaaatgtttcacaaGTTGAATAAATCACTGGTTTCATAAGGAAGCACAGTGCATACCAGTCTGTGCCAAATTTTTTCTCAAGTGCCTCCAATAATACTCACAGCTCCAGAAAAAGAAAGTACTCTTTCTTAGTTTCAAAAGTGTCAACCAGCTGGAGGATGTTATGATGTTTTACCCTttgaggagaggaaaagggaggaagagaataatatgaggaaaggaggagaaTGGAGGGATGTAAGATTGGTtaaagtgaagaagaaacagagtcTGTAAGTAGTACAAGGCAGCTATAGAGTCTCCATGCCAGAAAATCAGGACAGTTCAAGTAAAACTGATAAGTTGAAAGCATTTTTTCACACCCTTTGAAAACTATTAGTATTACAGCACCACAATCCAACTCATCTGAGGACTCAAATGGACCTAAGCAAGCAAGTTACAAATCACTATAATAATGTGTGATTTCCAGCTTTTTCAGAGTAATAATGCTTAATAATTATCCCAGTCCTACATTAAATTATGATATAATGGATTTTGGGCTTTATTATGAAGTGTTCTTGATgcaaatatgaataaattgcAGTAAAATAATTCCCAAGACATGACCATACCTAATATTATGACATGGTACCTCAGTGTCTGTcacaaaacacagttttaacacAGACTGGtgataaacaacatttttgttattgtcaacaaatcatgaaaagagcaaaaccaacaatgtgtagTTCATCTCTCAATATTTCCTGATTTCCCTCAGGGAAGGTCAGATGATAATAAAACCGGATAATCCTCTGAAGTTGTCTCAAACAGGACTAAATAGTGTATTCGTACTACTTTTAGTTGCGGATTTGGTGTGCTAATGAGTATTCACAGCATGTATGTGGgactgaaaataaacaacagtgtCCATATTCATGATGATAAAGGACTATATCACTCAGTGCAACTGTGTggttcactgatgtgtttttaatggaagTCTAccacacagaggaataagctacaCAGACTTTGGCTAAACAAGTAGCTCTTatttatatcaatttaatgtttatttttagtcttttcattggatttgttgattGTAAGAATCACCAAACTTGTCATTTACAGAGTGTTAAAAACAGACACTtatggatttaaaaaaagagccagAAATTGAGTAAAAGAGTAGTGAGAGTACTAGAGCATAACTAAGTGTactattatgtattattattattattattattattattattatcatgtattacatactgtatacattttatAATGTGCACAGGGAAAACTTAAGGATGTCGGGCAGGTTTTGATGAGCTTTTGCACCACACTTTGCCGTGTCTTTGACTTGAGCTGAGCAAAGTATTTTGCTGATCATTGTGATTACACTTTGTAAGGACAGTGACTCAGATATACTATAAACTCTATAACGAAGAGTTGCAAACTTCACTTACATCTTTAAGATCATTATCTCATTCTTGGCAGCTTTCCTCACTTTTCTTCCATCCTTTTTGTGGAACTTTTTACAGGTGTACATTTTCAAGGTGTTCCTATCCTTCGCCCGAAATATCTCACAAAACTCCTCTCtgtgaaagagagggaagagaggaaaagggagcaTACATTATTATTTGAGTCAGGTCCTTCAAGAGTGTTTATACACTAAATAGCATGACAATATACTAGGTACTCACGATTTAACAATTTGTCCGAGGTCATATTTGTCGGTCACTTCTGAGGGATTGTTGTAATCCTTCTTCTCCCCGAGTGTCAGACAACCAAATGGCATGGCAGCTCCTGCCTTATAGCCAGGGAAAGTCCTGCCACAACACAACCTGTCAACAATATGCAGAATGTTAGATTTGTGTGCAGTATAGTACAGCATCATTTCAGAAGATTcacaatacaatatataaagtGGATCTGAACACAGGTGAACACTGAATCAGAATCTGGAGATTTTGTCTCATTGCtgagtaaaataaaacagaaccactgtaaatgtattattgtgAGGGCACTTAACACCATATGAATGCCGTAAGTCAATGTGCACATTTATAGGGAGCAGTCTGGGCACATGATCATTTTGTTCTCAGAAACCTTTTTGGTCACACACCTGAGGATAGgaaaatataatttagtttGTGGGAGCAAATGATTTCTCAAGATCACAAGAggaacacaacataaaaaatgaaattttgcAATAACATAATCTTCTTCACTGAACTCCATCAGACTACAAGGCTTGTTTCTTTCCACTCTGCAGTGAGTCAGCTCTGTactgcagcaacagcagcagcagcattattTATCTGTCTGCTTTCCACAGTAAGAATATTCAGATGAACTTGACCCTGAAATGGctctaacttttttttctaacctgtctaaaatgttttgaaagaCTTTTGAAAGTTGAGGAAGC
It encodes:
- the LOC122980939 gene encoding caM kinase-like vesicle-associated protein isoform X1; this encodes MPFGCLTLGEKKDYNNPSEVTDKYDLGQIVKSEEFCEIFRAKDRNTLKMYTCKKFHKKDGRKVRKAAKNEIMILKMVKHHNILQLVDTFETKKEYFLFLELATGREVFDWILDQGYYSERDTSNVMRQVLEAVAYLHSLEIVHRNLKLENLVYFNRLKHSKIVISDFQLAKLENGLIKDPCGTPEYLAPEVVGRQRYGRPVDCWAIGVIMYILLSGNPPFYDDADEDDSDNRDKNLFLKILSGDYEFDSPYWDDISDSAKNLVATLMEVDQDQRLTAQEAIAHEWISGNAASDKNIKDGVCTQIEKNFVKAKWKKAVRVTTLMKRLRASEQGDSGASGLATGAAADPNAPSGAPAPPAGGGDSVDASIEVALSEKALDTQTATISALSLPSAARQEEQPQARCNGDVLQMLPQRKGD
- the LOC122980939 gene encoding caM kinase-like vesicle-associated protein isoform X2 yields the protein MPFGCLTLGEKKDYNNPSEVTDKYDLGQIVKSEEFCEIFRAKDRNTLKMYTCKKFHKKDGRKVRKAAKNEIMILKIATGREVFDWILDQGYYSERDTSNVMRQVLEAVAYLHSLEIVHRNLKLENLVYFNRLKHSKIVISDFQLAKLENGLIKDPCGTPEYLAPEVVGRQRYGRPVDCWAIGVIMYILLSGNPPFYDDADEDDSDNRDKNLFLKILSGDYEFDSPYWDDISDSAKNLVATLMEVDQDQRLTAQEAIAHEWISGNAASDKNIKDGVCTQIEKNFVKAKWKKAVRVTTLMKRLRASEQGDSGASGLATGAAADPNAPSGAPAPPAGGGDSVDASIEVALSEKALDTQTATISALSLPSAARQEEQPQARCNGDVLQMLPQRKGD